The genome window GGTGATGAAACGTTAAGatattggaaaatatttaataaaccGAAGGCGAAAGCACAACCagaatcattaatttttgaatcattttataatattagatAAAAAGTTTCTCCTCATAGAGgcttaaatttttaatctCTAGTGTTGTaatatttagaaaatacatatatattcattcgGGGGTAATTAACTATCCTGTCGCCTATCGTTAAATTCAGAAACCCATTCTTGAAGAATTTTAGATATCTCGGTACTAGTGACGTTTTCTTTCAGGTGATCCATTGAATCTAATAATTCTATATCTTTATCCAGgttcaaatatttattacaaGATGCAAACATGTTACATTCTCTTATACTCTCCAATTCCTTTTTTGAATGCATCAAAAAAGATTCATGCTTTTTCCAAACCTCTTCCTTTACTGATTTAATtatgataaatttatataaatcatcattacTCCAAAGTGACACCAACTGCATTTCCACTAATTTCAGAATATCTTCCACTAGCACgtatttaaacaaaatgGGATCTGTATCAATAATTACCTTCAAATCCTGATCCATTATTTCCCTAGTAATTTCAGGAAAATTAGAGAGCATATATGGTTTCTGAGGCTTTTGATATATATCCTTCAAGACAATAAACAAGTATTGCATAATAGTAGAACCTCTAGTGTACCATACAAATTTCTCAATATCCTTCTGTACTAATCTTTTCATAGTATGCAATAACAATAGTAATGATAAAGTAATGACCtcatcattaaaaattgCTTCAGACTCTAACAGGTGTTCCATATTTAATGCTAACTGACCATTATTTAATGgttcaataatttcatcattttgAGCTCTTAAAGTGTAAAGAGCTATATATCGGAGATGTAATCTGTAGAggaatataaataatgtGCTAGTAAAATATTCTGGATGAACAGGGTATTTGGATCTTATATTAAGattcaagaaattgatttcaTTGTATAATCCAtctatttttcttttaattagTGACAAATGCTGCTTAGAGACGGAGTTCAAggaaattattttcatcagatctttaaatattctattTATGATGAATCTACCATAAGTGTATTCCAAAGGATATTCAGAGTTGTTATTCGCAATATCTGTGATTGTTAAGGGAGCAAAATCTAACAGCTCACATGAAGAAAAGAATGGTAATCCGAAGGTTACAGAAGATGAACcttctatatataaaagaaagttccataatattttaatcgAATCGTTTTGATACTTCATTTCTTTTGCTATCTTGTTTATACCATTCTGCTGAGCTAATCTGATTAACATTGTTGAATAACCTGTAAAATGAATCATATTTGGATCAATGACAAAATTCACCAAAACACATGCTTGAATGCATTCCATCGATGACTTCATTGGAAAGTTAATGACATCTAGAAGAAATCTAAAGgctgaaaaatatttattacatGTTGAGATATCACTTTTCAATTTGGCAGCAACATCAGCAAATAGTTCACAAAAAAACATGGCAATCAATAGTATCAAACTCGATGGATTAActtctttattatcttttcGATTCagatatatttcatttactATTTTGGTTATACATACCCTTGAGACAATAGGAATAATGGGGTTTATCGACTCATAAAACCGTCgtaatttaaattcagCATCATCCTTATTATTTGGAATTAAATCAATGATTTCATCGTACTTAAGTTTATAAGGCTTAAATCTATCGAAATTGACTACAACATTTCTTTGGAAGTTTTGTTTATCAATTAACTCATCAAAGGATTCAATCGATAACAAAGTATTATTGATTaatgttgaaaaaaaagGATTATAGTATTTAGGTTTGAATACTATCTCCTTTTTAATAGATccttttaatttcttaattttagtattattataatcagAGTAATTGGATTCATTATCACTTTCAGCAATTAAATCATCTTTATCAAATCCATATTTGCATGGATCAACATCAACCTTAGTAGCACAATTGGAACAAGGCAACTGCCTATCgcatttaattttatgaatataGCAAAATTTGCaagattttattattctttttctaattattcttttattgCCCATGAAGtaatcaataaataataatatcaaaaatattgtaattcaatttatctttaGATCCACTTCAAATCCTAGTTTAACTTATTTAACATTGGGAGCTGGATTATTCACCCTTTTTAGctcaaatttttttaaatctgCAAGTAGTAACCTTGAGTTgctattattttattcataCATTCATCTTAGAAACAAATACCTTTAATCTACACctttttttgatatcaTTCAGGAACATCTGTTTATTTTCGAAGAACgtattatatttcaaaatctgGGCATCGGAACCGTTAAGGAAATAAAAGTTGATATATTAAACATTTAATTCATAAAAGAAGTGTAAACATATTTCtcatatattcaaaaaagtGTTTAAAGCAGATAACCTCCAAAATTGCTATCAATTAGTTAGATTAATAGTTCTGCTTATAGAAGTAAATTCAAAGGActatattcatatatacaAAGAAACTGATAAAACTGAGATGACTGAGTTGAACAATAAAGCAGATTCCGATAAACAAGTAGATAATGATAAGCTACTAGATATGTTTTTGGACAAAGACTTTGTTCCACAATCATATGTTGACGTTCTACTTTCTGCTACCAGCACTGAAGATTTAACTAAGACTCAAGCAGTTTCTTCGGCGTTGTTGGCTAGATTTGATTACTACACAAAGACATTaacaaatgaattaaaGACCTCTCTTGAAAgtttagaaaaattatctgAAACTATACCGAGCACTTGGTCCTCTAGTACCCTAGATAAAGCTACTTTGGGTACTTCTGAACCATCAAATGCACACGGCTCTTCAAAATTAGAGTACTATTTAGAAACATTAGGCAGTGCAGTTAGAGCTCTAGAGGCTGACACACAAAGTATAGATgaacaaataaaagaacTAGATAGTAAATATCAATCTAGTGATGAGGTAGTAGAACAATTGGATAAATTGGTGAAAGTTAGAAGTCGGTTAAACAGTGTGATTAAATGTTTCCAGGAATTAGATAATATCTTTAGTATATCGCCTAATATTTCGAGAAACGAACAAGATGATGTGTCAAGTAAATCAGTGTCAGTATTTGATTTCAAGCTATCACTACGAACATTGGAAGAAACGATCGAGGAATCTTTGGCAAGTTCAACGCAAGCTGAGAAGCATAACCAAAGAAATACAGAACTgctgaaaaaaattgacCATTTTATAGAATTAAAACCAATCTTCAAAGGATTAGACAAATTCTATCCAATTTATTCAGATTTTGTTGATAGtatttccaaaaaaatggaaatttATATGAGCACTAAAGATATAGAAGATGgattttaatattgtataaaatttgaaactaTTGATTATGATATTTGTATTAagtaattaataatatatatatataNNNNNNNNNNNNNNNNNNNNATATTATAAATGTCTTGAATGTGGTTTTATTCGCAACTATAACGAATatagaatatttaaatggGTCATAATTGCATATCTCCAAATAAACAATCGAATACTGATGTAATCAGTttcttaataaataattatattaaccATTAAGTTTTTAACTTCTCTAAAATTATCTTGAGGTCATCTTCTTCAGTTAGTGCCATATGAAGTAGACTGCTCATTTTGCAATAAActttcttcatcttcactTTTATCGTCATTTTCTTGGAACATCGTTAGGAATTCGAGGCCAATGACATATCTTATTTTCTCAACTACTCTTTCTGGGAATATTGTTATAATAACTTCGTCAGGACATAACCGTACTAAGATACCCATAGGTAAAGAGAGCATCCCGCAAAGTACGGCAGTAAACCACATTTCTTTCGTTTGAgcttcaattgaaaatgcaACACCACCAAATAACACTATTAGAATTTGAAGTATCCCtattaaaagtaaaatTGCGATGAAGTAGTAATTTCTGAATAAGTGTTGGAAAAAGTTCAAATTTGACAGAGTGCATCTACCTCTCCATGTAGTTATACCATCTGCTTCATCTAATTTTCTAGAAACGAGCAAAGTAAAAAATTGTAGCCAAACAAAAGTGTTGAAAGTTAAAGTATCTAATCTTTGTTGATCTTTACCCGAAACATCATCTTGATCACCATAGAATATAGCTTGTCCATTGAAATGTAAAATGAATGTAACaattaattgtaatattgaCTGAGCAATAATCATTTTCCAAGAGGAAAATGAAATCAAGGCTGCATCGCGACCTAATGGTTTTTTgttcataatattttcatctgGTTTATCTGTAGCCAATGCTAATGCTGCCAGGGTATCCATAATCAGATTGACCCACAGTAATTGTACTGCAGTTAATACtgaattttcttcttgCGATAGAACCGCTGACACAAATGTCAAAACAACAGCTGTAATATTTACtgttaattgaaattgaataaattttttaatagaaAGCGAAACACATCTACCCCATTTAATTGCACTCACAATAGAAGCAAAATCATCAGTTGTAAGAATAATATCAGAAGCTTCACGTGCAACCTCTGTTCCTGCAATTCCCATGGAAAATCCAACATCAGCTAATTTTAATGCAGGCGCATCATTAGTACCATCACCAGTAACTGCGACAATTTCACCCATTGACTTTAATGTTCCAACCAAGATTCTCTTATCTTCTGGAGAGCATCTAGCCATTACTCTTAAATGAGGAAGTATTCTTCTACGTTCTTCATTTGACATTTTTCTGAATGTTGCACCTTCCATTGCATATTCTGGATTAGTAGCTTGTTCATCcgttaaaatattacaatttctTGCAATTGCTTTAGCCGTCATCAAATTATCACCAGTAACCATTCTAACGACTATACCGGAGTTTTGACATTGGAGAACAGATTGATCAACACCTTCACGCAAAGGGTCTTTAATACCAAAAATTCCATCCAATGTTAAGCCACAGCCGTTGGAATTCAGTCTACTGTCAATCAACTGCTTAAATATCAATTCAGGGCTTGCTTCTTTTGCATCTGGAGAATGTAATCTATCTACCAAGTCTTTTGGTGGCCATTTGGTTACATCATGAAAATCAACATGAGCTAATGAAATTGCCCTTAGAGCTTCATTTGCAAAAGTTTTAACTGTAttcgatatttttttggatgttttatcatcaatagCGCAAGTGCTTCCATCTGCCAACGTTTCATGCGTACAGCATTTTAGTACAATTTCTGCGGCACCTTTGATATAAAACCTAAATAGTTGTTTGTTAGTTTTATCGTCATGAACCTTAATAACTATACCAGACCATTTTCTTGAACTTTCgaaagatattatttgagGAATACTTATGATAGTTGGAAATTTTGAACTTGGGTCATTACGAAGTGTCTGTAATTTCCCTAAAcgatttaaatttaaatattttttggcAAATGTGAGGAGAGCCGTTTCAGTTTTTGATCCTATGAACATTTCTTTTGTATTCGTAGGAGCAACGTTGGGTTCATCATTTGTagaatttttgtttttattgaatGGATTTTCGGTAGATTGAGGGTCAATGTagtcattattttcaaatgctGTAGAATTCAAAGTAATGTTAGCTATTAAATATCTTTCCAAAGTTTCAGAAAAGTcgtttatatttttgactGTCTCACCTCCAACAAC of Tetrapisispora phaffii CBS 4417 chromosome 6, complete genome contains these proteins:
- the PMC1 gene encoding calcium-transporting ATPase PMC1 (similar to Saccharomyces cerevisiae PMC1 (YGL006W); ancestral locus Anc_4.117); its protein translation is MDQSPSVEQLSSFYSPKSVKLLVESFGIENKDGLSEICERLSTHKTSGIDSDSVSSRIEKYGRNALPEHVPKTFWQLVYDAFNDKTMLLLSAAAVVSFLLGLYQYFFQPPQYDPEGNKIPKVDWIEGVAIMMAVVVVVFVSAINDYQKELQFMKLNQKKENGKRIKIVRNNGSAMMLPNHDLVVGDIVELATGDVLPADCILITGECDVDESALTGESDTIKKFPLEQALSYFFTTAKSKSTNVVDDKHFPDPILISGSKIIAGLGTALVTAVGVNSVYGRTMVTLTSRTNSIEDNENGFEEDEEQTTPLQERLSKLTDRISVYGCIVAMLLFLVLFFKFLYGIFSKNGFFRDLPPTAKGNKFLNIFITAITIIVVAVPEGLPLAVTLALAFATTRMTQEGNLVRVLKSCETMGSATAICSDKTGTLTENIMTVTDAVVGGETVKNINDFSETLERYLIANITLNSTAFENNDYIDPQSTENPFNKNKNSTNDEPNVAPTNTKEMFIGSKTETALLTFAKKYLNLNRLGKLQTLRNDPSSKFPTIISIPQIISFESSRKWSGIVIKVHDDKTNKQLFRFYIKGAAEIVLKCCTHETLADGSTCAIDDKTSKKISNTVKTFANEALRAISLAHVDFHDVTKWPPKDLVDRLHSPDAKEASPELIFKQLIDSRLNSNGCGLTLDGIFGIKDPLREGVDQSVLQCQNSGIVVRMVTGDNLMTAKAIARNCNILTDEQATNPEYAMEGATFRKMSNEERRRILPHLRVMARCSPEDKRILVGTLKSMGEIVAVTGDGTNDAPALKLADVGFSMGIAGTEVAREASDIILTTDDFASIVSAIKWGRCVSLSIKKFIQFQLTVNITAVVLTFVSAVLSQEENSVLTAVQLLWVNLIMDTLAALALATDKPDENIMNKKPLGRDAALISFSSWKMIIAQSILQLIVTFILHFNGQAIFYGDQDDVSGKDQQRLDTLTFNTFVWLQFFTLLVSRKLDEADGITTWRGRCTLSNLNFFQHLFRNYYFIAILLLIGILQILIVLFGGVAFSIEAQTKEMWFTAVLCGMLSLPMGILVRLCPDEVIITIFPERVVEKIRYVIGLEFLTMFQENDDKSEDEESLLQNEQSTSYGTN
- the TPHA0F00780 gene encoding Zn(II)2Cys6 transcription factor (ancestral locus Anc_4.121), producing MGNKRIIRKRIIKSCKFCYIHKIKCDRQLPCSNCATKVDVDPCKYGFDKDDLIAESDNESNYSDYNNTKIKKLKGSIKKEIVFKPKYYNPFFSTLINNTLLSIESFDELIDKQNFQRNVVVNFDRFKPYKLKYDEIIDLIPNNKDDAEFKLRRFYESINPIIPIVSRVCITKIVNEIYLNRKDNKEVNPSSLILLIAMFFCELFADVAAKLKSDISTCNKYFSAFRFLLDVINFPMKSSMECIQACVLVNFVIDPNMIHFTGYSTMLIRLAQQNGINKIAKEMKYQNDSIKILWNFLLYIEGSSSVTFGLPFFSSCELLDFAPLTITDIANNNSEYPLEYTYGRFIINRIFKDLMKIISLNSVSKQHLSLIKRKIDGLYNEINFLNLNIRSKYPVHPEYFTSTLFIFLYRLHLRYIALYTLRAQNDEIIEPLNNGQLALNMEHLLESEAIFNDEVITLSLLLLLHTMKRLVQKDIEKFVWYTRGSTIMQYLFIVLKDIYQKPQKPYMLSNFPEITREIMDQDLKVIIDTDPILFKYVLVEDILKLVEMQLVSLWSNDDLYKFIIIKSVKEEVWKKHESFLMHSKKELESIRECNMFASCNKYLNLDKDIELLDSMDHLKENVTSTEISKILQEWVSEFNDRRQDS
- the COG7 gene encoding Golgi transport complex subunit COG7 (similar to Saccharomyces cerevisiae COG7 (YGL005C); ancestral locus Anc_4.118), with translation MTELNNKADSDKQVDNDKLLDMFLDKDFVPQSYVDVLLSATSTEDLTKTQAVSSALLARFDYYTKTLTNELKTSLESLEKLSETIPSTWSSSTLDKATLGTSEPSNAHGSSKLEYYLETLGSAVRALEADTQSIDEQIKELDSKYQSSDEVVEQLDKLVKVRSRLNSVIKCFQELDNIFSISPNISRNEQDDVSSKSVSVFDFKLSLRTLEETIEESLASSTQAEKHNQRNTELLKKIDHFIELKPIFKGLDKFYPIYSDFVDSISKKMEIYMSTKDIEDGF